The Aspergillus oryzae RIB40 DNA, chromosome 5 genome segment CTCTGTATTCCATTCTTACCTATATTTGTACAATGTCAGTGTGTTCGATACCAGGCTATTTACATATCTACATATCTTAACACTGGTAGTTGACCACCGGAGAAGCCGAGACCTTGTGAAGGTGAGAGGATCAAATAATATGCACAATTCCTATGTCATATAGATAGAGAGTAATATATTCCCCATGGTACCTCCTTTGCTAACGGGCAAATATCGAAAGAATTGGCCATATCCGGGGATGATTTCTCAAATGCATTGAATGAGACCAAGAAATATCTGTTTCGTGTAGAGGTCGCACTCGTTTTCTCGCGATTCTGTTTGTTGCACAGAAGCCTACAAATACGATATACCATCGTTAAAATGCTAAActcagatgatgaagctgacACAAACGCTTCATATCAATGTATATTTCCAAGGCTGGCTACTTGCGGAGCCGCGAGTACAGATGCCGGTTGTGTCGTTCCTGAACAAAGTGAAAGAAGTGCCGTGTTTGAGAGTGAACAGAATACAGCATCTCTCTATCACACCTCACTTGTTGCCTGGTCAATTCTACTTGCGGAATATACAGACTTGAAGAATGTTTGCTTTGGGGTTTTCCCATGCGAGGACAGCGATATCTCCAGTATACAGCAGTGGGAAGCAGTGATAGACTCGCAGTTGCCAATTTCGGACGCGGTAACCCTCAGAAGCACACGACGATGGCTACTCGAGGGTCCCGCCCGCCTTGAGGTATTCAACACTTGTATCGTGTTTAGTCCGAATGATCCGCAGGAAGCCTCCTGCTTCAAGTCACTACGGAGCATTGAAAAGGTGATGCATATCATGGTCTGTCATTACCATAGAAGCTAATAAACTAAGCGTGGTTCAGCTCAGTGACATTGTACTTCTCGTTGAGCCTCTTTCACCTACGCCACAGCTTTCGCTTCGATATGGCTCCTCTGCTCTCAACGATGTTCATGCTCAAAACATTGCTAGTATGCTAAAGCAAATAATACATCATTTGACCAATAGTCCAAGTCGGCCACTCGTCGACTCGTGTCTGTTAAGCAAGCACCACCAGGATCAAATAGCCCGATGGAACAGCGATGCGCCAGCCGTTCCGCTGGAAAGTTGCATTCATACCCTCTTTCGCGTTCAATGCATGTTGCAACCAGACGCGCAGGCAATTTGCGCTTGGGATGGAACTATAACATATCGTGAGCTTGATAGGTTGTCGTCGGCTGTACAAGGGTTATTGCAGCCTTATAACCCTGCACCCAATTCGGTCGTACCGATTCTCTTTAAGAAATCTAAATGGGCCGTCGTTGCCATGCTCGGAGTGCTCAAAGCAGGCGCTGCCTTTTCCATGTTGGATCCATCTTACCCGACTAAACGGCTAGTGGATATATGTCACGATGTCGATGCAAAGGTGCTAGTCTGTTCGGAAGAGCTGTCTATAGACGTTTCAGGAAACATACTTACAATCGGTGATCATAATATTGCAAACGCAAGTTACTCTGCGGTACACCCAGTAAAGACGGCTTCACATGATGCGGCATATGTGGTGTACACATCAGGCTCTACAGGTGCGCCTAAAGGCATTATCATAGAGCATGGCTCATTTTGTACCAACGTCATGGCCAGTAGCCGGGCCCAGAACCTTGATCGATCATCTCGAATCTTGCAGTTTGCTTCATATGCGTTTGATGTCAGCATCCACGAATGCCTGACCCCATTATTGCTAGGGGGGTGTGTTTGTATTCCCTCCGAATCACAACGTGTCAACAGTTTGAAAGAGGCTGTCAGAAGCCTAGGTGTGAACTGGATGGAGCTAACGCCATCGGTGGCTAGACTCTGGCAGCCAGAAGACATTCCAACGGTGAGTACTCTTGTGTTGGGTGGAGAGCCTATGCTACCTAGTGATGTCTCTCAATGGAAGGACAAGGTTCGACTGGTATGCGCGTACGGGCCGGCAGAGTGCACTATCGTGTCAACGGTACAGTCATGCGTTCAGGACTTGGGGAATATTGGTGTTTCGCCTGGTGGCACCTGTTGGATCGCATCACAGGATAACCACCAACGGCTCATGCCAGTTGGTTGTGTTGGAGAGCTAATTATAGGCGGCCCAATTGTAGGACGAGGATACTTGAAACGACCATGTCTGACAAAAAATGCCTTCATCATAAATCCGGAGTGGGCGTCGTTATTCGGACTTGACGAGACCTACCGACTCTACAAAACTGGCGACCTAGTCCAATATAACTACGACGGAACAATTGCGTACATTGGACGAAAGGATACCCAAGTCAAGTTGAATGGACAGAGAGTTGAGCTCGGCGAAGTTGAATATCAAGCACGACAATGCTTCCATGATGCCGTAATTGCTGCTGAAATTGCTGCTCCAGCAGGGCGTAAGCCAACCCTAATCCTCTTTATTGCTCCAAGGCAAGAGTACTCCATTCAAATGGATTGCAAAACGCTGCTATACCCGCCGAGCGCTGTTTTCCTGGGACAGGCTCAAGCAGCAAGGTCTGGCCTACAAAATGTCCTTCCAAGGCATATGATACCCACAGCATACATCGAACTAGTAGCTATGCCTATTTCACGCACAGGGAAGGTCGACCGGAGGGTTCTGCGTGAAGCTATCGAGAATGTCTCGGAGGACGACTTCAGAGCTTACTATCCAACACCACACAATAATATGATTAACTCACCGAATACCCCTGTCCTGGATCAGTTGCGGCACCTCTTTTCCGCGGCACTTGATATTCCAGAAGACAAAATTGGACCCAATGACAGTTTCTTCCAGCTTGGCGGCAACTCAGTCAGTGCTATCAAACTTGTCGGGGATGCCCGAGACCAGGGTTTGAAGATGACAGTAGAAGCGTTGTTCAGACAACAGACTATCTGTAAACTAGAAACATGCACCCATCAGACATCCGGTAGCATTGATACACCCATCTCAGCCTTTTCATTGCTTGATCCATCAAGCAAGGCCACATACATTGCTCAAGCAACTGAGCAATGCTCCGTGTCCCCAGAACAAATTGAGGATATCTACCCGTGTACGCCTTTACAGGAAGCATTAATGGCGTACAGCTCGAAAAGACCGGGAGCATTCCAGGCTACATTTCGCTTTCGCCTTCCGCAGCAACTGGATATACTTCGTCTGAAGGAAGCATGGATAACTGTGATTGCTGCCAACCCAATATTGCGAACTCGCATTGTTCACTCTGAGACTGGGGCTCTTCAGGTAGTATTGCGTCCTGAAGAACCACTACAGTGGGACTTGATATACGACGTAAACGAAATCCCTGGATCGTTCATGTCTTATGGTGCACCGCTTATTAACGTAGCTGTCGTGAGTGACACAGGAGGGAAGCCGGACCGGACATTTTGTCTCATGATGCACCATGCTATATTTGATGGATGGTCGTATGCTCTGATTCTTAGCGCCGTTGAGGGTGCGTATAAGCACATGAATGCCGTTCAACGGCCTTTCACTCCGTTCATCAAACACATAATGAGTTGCAATTACGAATCTGCTAGGGACTTTTGGTGTTCCGAATTTAAAGATACGCAAGCAGTTCCATTCCCTGTTCCACCCTTTACCTCTGGACACATGGTCAATTCCATCACCACAGTGCAACGCCAAATCCACATATCGGAATGGCTAGGTGGCTGTTATACGCCATCAACAATAATTCAGCTTGCCTTTGCCATGCTTATAGCCTGGCGTACTAGTTCCATGGATGTTGTATTCGGTCTAACCGTTACTGGGCGTAATGCTCCAGTACCTGGAGTACATGAAACGACTGGTCCAACTATTGCAACATTTCCTCTGCGTACAATACTTCATGGGAGATTGAATGTCGCGGACTCCCTCGTACTCATGCAAAACCACATAACAAGGCTCATCCCCTTTGAGCAGACAGGGTTACAACGCATAAAGTCACTTAGTTCCGAGACAGCCAGCGCCTGTCAATTCCAAAGTCTCTTGGTTATACAACCTGCCACAAATCGAAAATCACAAAGAATACTCTCCGAATGCCCTTCCAATGAGTACGAGCAAGTTAAGTTCAGCACATGTCCGTTAACTCTAGTGTGTGAACTTGAGGCGGACAAGCTGTCAATAAAGGCCGTGTTTGACAATGCAGTCGTGGTTGCTGATGGTATGCAGAGGATGCTGGATCAATTGGAGTATCTTGTTGACATGATAACCAAATCTCCAACCTCGAAAATCGAGAGCATTATCCCACGTCCCTCTAACATCTATCCTGATGCACTTCGCCAAGGCCAGTCATGGAGTGCATACATCGAGAAGAAAGCTTATGATTATTTCGATGGAGAGGTATCTGTCGTTGTTGACACCATAGTACCGAAAGGAGGCTCCAATCAACATACCGTTATGTTCATTTGCGAAGCTGACCAGAACTGTGAATCGGCCGAACTATCAGATTTATTCACACGGCCTACAGACCAAGTGAGATGGCAGCTTCATCAATTGATCTGTAGCCTACAGGAATCCCTCCCCTGTTCTGTGGTCCCATCACTATGTCTTCCAATCCATTCCATGCCATTAGACGCATTCGGGCAACCAGATAGGTCTCGTTTATGCGAGGAAGCCTCTTCCAAGTCACATTGTTTCTTACGCTCGTTGATGGTCCCTGCCAACAACCAGATCGACTATAACATACTGCCAGGAGAAGCACGACTTCGAACAGCTGTTGCTCATGTCCTTGGTATGGAGCCAAAAAATATAAGTCCCAAAGATGACTTTTTCGCTCTTGGTGGCGATTCAATTTCTGCAATGCAGGTCGTTTCCCTTTGTAGAAAGCACCACCTGTCGTTGACAGCATCAGATATATTCGACGGGAAGAGCATCGAAACCATTGCATCAAGTGTGAAGCCTCTCACCTTATACACACCTCCATCGACTCCTGGAAGTGACCGTAGTTTGGGGGCGCGTTTCccgcttctttctttgaAATCCGATCGTGATATGGAGGTCCTTGAATCCGCAATCATGGCTACATATGACTTTCAAAGCATGGATTCCATTGAAGATGTGTATCCTTGCAGTGAATCACATCAGGGGCTTCTGCAAACGCAAATGCTGCAACCATTCAATTATCAGTCTTATACTATATGGGAGGTCACCACTGGTAGCATGGCCTCTCCTGTATGCCCCATTAAATTGCGCAATGCTTGGTTTAACATTGCGCGTCGTCATCCCGCGTTAAGGACACATCTCATAGAGAGTCCACTGTCTGTCGGCATCCACCAGAAGATCCATATCGTGCATGAAGACTATGTGACAGATATCCCGATCATTTCTTGTGCAGATGAGCAGGTCTTTGCAGAGCTACGGAAGCCCTTCCTCCAAACTAGTACTAAGATATATTATCCGCATGCGTTTACAATTTGCCAAACGATTTCTGGTCGTGTGTTCTGCAAGCTCGAGGGTGGGCAGGCCTTTCTTGATGCCGCTTCTGTCTTGATCATTTTGCATGAGCTATCAGAGGCGTATGATGGACAGCTATCCCCTCTTCCTGGTCCATTATATGGCCCAGCAGTGGCCTGGTTCCAAAGTCTGAGAAATGCCGATGATCGGATGGACTACTGGAGAAGACAATTGGAAGCAACCAGGCCTTGTATTTTTCCAATGCTCAGAGATCAAGACTCACCTACCGAGACCCTCGTCATCACTGAGCATCTCGCCAGTACCGctacattgatatcattctgcACTCTGCATGGGCTCACTGTGACTAATTTGATGCAAGTCGCGTGGGGTTTAACGTTGCGGTACTATACTGAATCTGATGACGTGTGCTTCGGGGCACTCATGTCAGGAAGAGATTCTCAAATTGTGGATGTCGATAAGATGATAGGACCCTTCTTTAATGTTTTAGTGTGTCAACTCCGCTTTGGAAGGGAGGACTCGCTACTGGCCATATTACGGAGGAATCAAGTAGAAACCGGTAATCGATTGTTGAACCAGCATTGCTCCCTCATTGAGATATTACGATTTTCAAAATACTTCGGCCAGCCATTGTTCAATACTTGCATATCAGTTGAGCAGCCATTGTCCATGGACAGCTGCAATGCGAGTCTCTGCTTTAAGGAGTTGGAAACCCTTGAGCCGACGGAGGTATGTTTCCAACAGTCTCACTGCCTTACCCAGCTGACCGCGCTGAACAGTATGGCCTTATCGCTACCGTTGCGATTGGACCAACGGATGTTCGGTTAGGGCTCACCTACAAATCTGACCTACTAACGGAAGAGCAAGCATTCAAGGTGGCCAACCGGTTTAGGGTGTCTCTCATGGAAATCGTGGGATCTTTGGACAATTGAATAGATCTGTGGCTGGCAAGTCCGGAGACTGTATATTCACCTACaatctatttaatattaATCTATTCAATACAATAATcaagacttttctttcttggtcttccgAACACAATATATTGACTCGCACTAAGTTGAATTCATTTTTTACTCTGTTGACCAAATACAGAAACTAGTAAGACATAGAAAAATCTTCATTGTCTCCATTGCAAAGAATCATCACAATAGTACATACCTAGAGTTCACTTCAGCTGCAACTCACCCCGTTCAACCACAAGCCGCAAAACCTCCTTATTCAAACCCGGCCAATGTCTCCTGCCATAAAGAAACCAATAAACAAAAGCGAACAAAGTTGACGAAGCGAAAATCGGCAACGCATAATTCATGTTCTGGCCCGTCACCGGCCGATAAGAAGGGAACGTCAACCACACAGTGACATACGCCGTGTAAACCAAAGCAAAGATATTAACTGGCAGGCCCCATCTACCCATATTCCAGTTCCCTATTGGCATTGGGTCCTTCCGGAAACGGTTATGCACCATGCAGCTAATGGCGATGAAGTAGGATACGAACAAGCCTATAGATGAGAGAGCTATGAACGCTCCGAAGGCGGCGGTGCTCGCGATGTTGAGGCATGCTAGGACCATGACTATGAATACGGGGAGCCATACTGCCCGGATGGGGACGTTGTGTCTTCGGTCAATCTTTGTTTTGGAAGTTAGTTCGGCTTGTATTTTCGGAGGTTGGAGGGGTAGATGCTGGACGGGATGTACGTACGTATGAGAACCATCTCGGCAGTGCACCATCCCTTGCCCAGGCCCATGTTAACCGCGAGGCGGATGCAATACTGGCTAGTGTTACGGAAAGCCCAAGAACTAAAAGCCCACAGACCATGGCGGTGGCTGCTTGCGTAGATCCCGTGGCATGTTGGCAGATTTCGATGATGGGGAAGCTGGCGTTCAGTGCATCTTCAACTGACCCCATCGTGAACAGCATGCATATAACAATTGCATACGCAAGGACGGCATTCGTGGCGACGGACCAGACCATCGATCGGGGTACTGCCTCTCGCGCGCGACGGACTTCTTCACTCATGTGCACTGCACCGTCGAAGCCTATGATTATCAGTTGGTTTAAGAAAATCAAGCCAGTGTCTAAGATTACTGACCAACGAACCCCCATGTCGGTGTTAAAAGCCCGATATTCCATGAGACGAATGGATTATTCCAGCCGGACTGAGCTTGGGTTGTCAAGAAAACATATTCCGGAGTATGACGCGGAGCTAAAGCAACGAAGAGGGCCAAGAAAATAATGAAGAGGACAACGTGAAGAATCCCAGCCAGAAGCTCAATCCATGGAATCAGCTGGAAGGTATACATATTCATCAGGCCCTCGACAATGAGTATCGCAAAAATGATCAGTGTCAAATGCCATCGTTCCGGTATGTAATCAGTGTAGTTTGTGATCACTAAACCCTGGATTGTAGTCGCCGTAGTATTGGCTACGCCTGCGAGGAGTGAGACCCAGGCGAACCAAGTAACCCAGCCTATATCACATTAATTGTTAGTATGCGGGCTCATTTTAGTCCGTAAGCAATGTGATGAGCTACCCTGCATCCAGGTGATGAACCTCCTTTGATTTGCCGGTGCCAGGTAATGAGTCCAATGATATTGTGCACCGGCAATGGGCTGCATGGAGGCCATCTCAGCTAATGAAGCGCATTGTGCCAGAGCTCCAAAGATGACGATCACTATACCCCAAGCTAGAGCTTCAGGTCCTCCGTTGGTGAGCACTGCGGTTAAATTTCTAGCAACCGCATTAGTGCCGCTTAGCGATGAAAGAAACACGAGTACGTACAAGGCCTGGGTCTCCCAACTGGACATGAATGtcaacgagaagaagaacattTGCGTGAAATTGAACAGACGCTGGTAATAGTTTGTGTTATCCCATCGTGTTCAATCCATACGATATTGTAAAGCAGCGCACCTTTATTTGAGCCTGACCCGACGTATCGTCATGAGGTTGACGATTAGCATCTGAGGCCGCTGGACTCAGGCACTTGTTTGGAGAGGTCTCGATATCTGTTTCGGCGACCGGTTTCATCTCATGTTGTTCCATATTGGAAGGGTCAACCTCGAGTTGGGTTGGGGCTGGAAGGATATTGACGCGTCGTATATTGCGCCAATGTGGCGTTGAAGGGCGCAAAGAAAGGTCGGAGTTGACGAGATAGAAAAGCTGGCGAGAGTTTATTGAGGGGGAAGAGATAAAACACCATAAGAAAAGGATTAATTAACAGCCGGTTCAAACCCTAACTCCCTGCATGCAGTCGAGCACGCTAATCACTGACATCCTTGCATAGTCTGCCTTGACAACACCTTTAGGAGCTTCCTAGTGTTGCAACCCTACAAGGATATTTTATTAGCCAAGAATCGACCCTGTCAGGACTTCCGCCTCGACCGTTGTGTCAGTTTAGGGGTAGAAAAACAGCTGACATTATGTCACACATCTCACAACATTGGCATCTGCACTGGCGCCCACCTTTTCAAGAGCCTTGTCAAGTGCGATGCCAGCAAATGGTACCGAGGTCCTGCCACCACTTCTCCTCGTCACGCCTGAGGATCATGGGCCGTGGGTGATCATTGTGAGTACTATACTACTGATCGTCGCGGCTTTGACAACTATCGTGACGCTTGTCTCGCGGGTGCGAATTCTTCGCTCACTGACTTGGAGTGACACCTTTCTCATTGCGGCAACGGTAGGTATACCATCTATGTGCTCAAGTGGGATATTGACCACGCTTTGCCAGCTCCTTTTCGTTTCTCAAACCGCCTGTGTGAATCTTGCCAGTTCGAGCGGTATCGGCAAGCACAGAGATACCTTGAGTGATGTTGCGTTTCAGTCTTATGACAAAGTCAGTTCGTGATCTGTTTGCAGGCGATGATTGAGATACTGACCATCTGTAGTTTCTCTACGCAAGCCATATCCTCTCGGTTCTCGTGTTGGCGTGCTCCAAAGTCGCTATTGCACTCCTCTTGATTTCCATAAAGCCGTTCAATACAGTCCTACTCGCGTGTAAAATGCTTCTAGGGCTGATCGGAGCTTGGACCATCACCTTTACCATCGCTCTAGCCATCCAATATGCACGGTCCCCATGGTGGAGCCTCAGCTCAAGCAGATACATGGACCA includes the following:
- a CDS encoding uncharacterized protein (non-ribosomal peptide synthetase modules and related proteins), encoding MLKQIIHHLTNSPSRPLVDSCLLSKHHQDQIARWNSDAPAVPLESCIHTLFRVQCMLQPDAQAICAWDGTITYRELDRLSSAVQGLLQPYNPAPNSVVPILFKKSKWAVVAMLGVLKAGAAFSMLDPSYPTKRLVDICHDVDAKVLVCSEELSIDVSGNILTIGDHNIANASYSAVHPVKTASHDAAYVVYTSGSTGAPKGIIIEHGSFCTNVMASSRAQNLDRSSRILQFASYAFDVSIHECLTPLLLGGCVCIPSESQRVNSLKEAVRSLGVNWMELTPSVARLWQPEDIPTVSTLVLGGEPMLPSDVSQWKDKVRLVCAYGPAECTIVSTVQSCVQDLGNIGVSPGGTCWIASQDNHQRLMPVGCVGELIIGGPIVGRGYLKRPCLTKNAFIINPEWASLFGLDETYRLYKTGDLVQYNYDGTIAYIGRKDTQVKLNGQRVELGEVEYQARQCFHDAVIAAEIAAPAGRKPTLILFIAPRQEYSIQMDCKTLLYPPSAVFLGQAQAARSGLQNVLPRHMIPTAYIELVAMPISRTGKVDRRVLREAIENVSEDDFRAYYPTPHNNMINSPNTPVLDQLRHLFSAALDIPEDKIGPNDSFFQLGGNSVSAIKLVGDARDQGLKMTVEALFRQQTICKLETCTHQTSGSIDTPISAFSLLDPSSKATYIAQATEQCSVSPEQIEDIYPCTPLQEALMAYSSKRPGAFQATFRFRLPQQLDILRLKEAWITVIAANPILRTRIVHSETGALQVVLRPEEPLQWDLIYDVNEIPGSFMSYGAPLINVAVVSDTGGKPDRTFCLMMHHAIFDGWSYALILSAVEGAYKHMNAVQRPFTPFIKHIMSCNYESARDFWCSEFKDTQAVPFPVPPFTSGHMVNSITTVQRQIHISEWLGGCYTPSTIIQLAFAMLIAWRTSSMDVVFGLTVTGRNAPVPGVHETTGPTIATFPLRTILHGRLNVADSLVLMQNHITRLIPFEQTGLQRIKSLSSETASACQFQSLLVIQPATNRKSQRILSECPSNEYEQVKFSTCPLTLVCELEADKLSIKAVFDNAVVVADGMQRMLDQLEYLVDMITKSPTSKIESIIPRPSNIYPDALRQGQSWSAYIEKKAYDYFDGEVSVVVDTIVPKGGSNQHTVMFICEADQNCESAELSDLFTRPTDQVRWQLHQLICSLQESLPCSVVPSLCLPIHSMPLDAFGQPDRSRLCEEASSKSHCFLRSLMVPANNQIDYNILPGEARLRTAVAHVLGMEPKNISPKDDFFALGGDSISAMQVVSLCRKHHLSLTASDIFDGKSIETIASSVKPLTLYTPPSTPGSDRSLGARFPLLSLKSDRDMEVLESAIMATYDFQSMDSIEDVYPCSESHQGLLQTQMLQPFNYQSYTIWEVTTGSMASPVCPIKLRNAWFNIARRHPALRTHLIESPLSVGIHQKIHIVHEDYVTDIPIISCADEQVFAELRKPFLQTSTKIYYPHAFTICQTISGRVFCKLEGGQAFLDAASVLIILHELSEAYDGQLSPLPGPLYGPAVAWFQSLRNADDRMDYWRRQLEATRPCIFPMLRDQDSPTETLVITEHLASTATLISFCTLHGLTVTNLMQVAWGLTLRYYTESDDVCFGALMSGRDSQIVDVDKMIGPFFNVLVCQLRFGREDSLLAILRRNQVETGNRLLNQHCSLIEILRFSKYFGQPLFNTCISVEQPLSMDSCNASLCFKELETLEPTEVCFQQSHCLTQLTALNSMALSLPLRLDQRMFG